One Deltaproteobacteria bacterium DNA window includes the following coding sequences:
- a CDS encoding segregation/condensation protein A: MQLPAFEGPLDLLLHLIKKDDLDIQNIPISVILSQYLEYLQLAQELNVDLAGEFLDMAAELTYIKSKMLLPESEKEEEEGFDPRADLIQKLLEYQKYKMAASILLERPLLGKTVFKRSPDLSEVGNDESEIIETDTLSLMAAFQELLKRMPKDKSHEVYRERVGVAERVLELVEKIRGTDKVLFEALFQEDRSRTELIVTFLAILEMARQKLIRIVQEMTCGVIVVCPLVSEKNETEGDQETL, encoded by the coding sequence GTGCAACTTCCAGCTTTTGAGGGACCACTGGATCTTCTGCTTCATTTGATCAAGAAGGATGATCTCGACATTCAAAACATCCCGATTTCTGTGATCTTAAGTCAATACCTGGAATATCTTCAGCTGGCCCAGGAGCTCAATGTTGATCTTGCCGGCGAATTTCTCGATATGGCGGCCGAGCTCACCTATATCAAATCGAAGATGCTCCTTCCGGAGTCGGAGAAGGAAGAGGAAGAGGGATTCGATCCCCGTGCCGATCTTATCCAAAAACTGCTCGAGTATCAGAAGTATAAAATGGCAGCCTCAATATTGCTTGAAAGACCACTGCTTGGAAAAACTGTCTTCAAAAGATCTCCGGATCTTTCTGAAGTTGGAAATGATGAGTCAGAGATAATCGAGACAGACACCCTCTCTCTGATGGCTGCGTTTCAGGAACTTCTGAAAAGGATGCCCAAGGACAAAAGTCATGAGGTCTATCGGGAAAGGGTAGGGGTTGCCGAACGGGTGTTGGAGCTTGTTGAAAAAATTCGTGGGACAGACAAGGTTCTTTTCGAGGCGCTGTTTCAGGAGGATCGATCTCGGACAGAGCTGATCGTTACATTTCTCGCGATCCTGGAAATGGCACGTCAAAAATTGATCCGTATTGTCCAGGAAATGACCTGTGGTGTGATTGTCGTCTGCCCTCTTGTATCTGAAAAAAATGAAACGGAAGGAGATCAGGAAACATTATGA
- the trpS gene encoding tryptophan--tRNA ligase produces MNSKKKVVLSGMRPTGKLHLGHYHGVLRNWLKLQEEYDCFFFIADWHALTTEYATPEVIRESRREILADWLSVGLDPRKSTLFIQSSVKEHAELQLLLSMITPLGWLERVPSYKEMQQELSNKDLSTHGFLGYPVLQTADIVLYNAEIVPVGSDQVPHIELAREIVRRFNSLYKQQVLVEPQPLLTPAPKLLGPDRRKMSKSYDNCLFLSDSPKEIEKKVLSAITDPARQRKEDPGHPDICLIFDYHKLHSDRETIERVRRDCCAAAIGCVEDKKMMANILNNFLDPIRKKREELLKRPKDLEDIIQEGNRRAHEVAAQTMERVRSAMKL; encoded by the coding sequence ATGAATTCCAAGAAAAAAGTGGTCCTTTCCGGAATGAGACCGACAGGAAAATTGCACCTGGGGCATTATCACGGCGTCCTCCGGAACTGGCTCAAGCTGCAAGAGGAGTACGACTGTTTTTTCTTTATCGCCGATTGGCATGCCCTCACGACCGAATATGCAACCCCAGAGGTGATTCGAGAGTCGAGGCGTGAGATCCTTGCCGACTGGCTATCCGTCGGCCTCGATCCCCGCAAATCGACACTATTTATCCAATCATCGGTTAAGGAACATGCGGAGCTTCAACTCCTCCTCTCCATGATCACCCCGCTTGGGTGGTTGGAGAGGGTCCCCTCCTATAAGGAGATGCAACAGGAACTTAGCAATAAAGATCTCTCCACGCATGGTTTTTTGGGATACCCTGTTTTACAAACCGCTGATATTGTCCTTTATAATGCAGAAATCGTCCCGGTCGGAAGTGACCAGGTTCCTCATATTGAGCTGGCCCGGGAGATTGTGCGTCGATTTAACAGCCTTTATAAACAACAGGTGCTTGTCGAACCACAGCCACTGCTGACGCCAGCCCCCAAGCTTTTGGGGCCTGATCGCAGAAAGATGAGTAAAAGTTATGACAACTGCCTTTTTCTCTCAGACTCTCCGAAAGAGATTGAGAAAAAGGTACTTTCGGCAATCACGGATCCGGCAAGGCAGAGAAAAGAGGATCCCGGTCATCCCGATATCTGCCTGATCTTTGATTACCATAAGCTTCATAGTGATCGCGAAACGATTGAGAGGGTCAGGAGAGACTGTTGCGCCGCTGCGATCGGGTGTGTTGAGGATAAAAAAATGATGGCGAATATCCTGAACAACTTTCTGGATCCAATCCGAAAAAAGCGCGAGGAGCTCTTGAAAAGACCCAAGGATTTGGAGGATATCATTCAGGAAGGAAACCGTCGGGCCCATGAGGTTGCTGCCCAAACGATGGAAAGGGTCCGGAGTGCGATGAAATTATGA